A window of Phycisphaerae bacterium genomic DNA:
CAAGACAAATATAGCGGCAAATCTTGCGATATGTCTTGCGGCTTCGGGAAAAAGAGTAGCAATTCTTGATGCGGACTTCGGTCTGGCAAATCTCGATATCGTTCTCGGTATAAGCAGTAAATATAACCTGTCTCATTTTATAAAAGGCGTAAAAAGGCTGGATGAGATATCTCAGCCGGTCTGCGAAGGCGTCGATATTTACTGCGGGCTATCGGGAGTCGAGCATCTGACGCAGATGACGGATTTCACGAGGGAGAGAATTGTAACGGCACTGGATAGTCTGGCGGACAACTATGATATTGTTGTAGTGGATACAGCGGCCGGTATCGGCAAAACGGTGATGGCGTTCTGTATGGCTTCTGACCATACGGTGCTTGTTGGAACGCCCGACCCCGCGGCGATAACGGATGTTTATACGCTTTTGAAAGCGATGATAATCAATAAATATGACGGCAGGACGAGTCTTCTTGTCAATATGGCGCACGATGTCAATCAGGGCAAAAATATTTACAGGCAAATCGCTTCGGCGGCGGCGCAATTCCTTAATGTAAAACTGAACATGGCCGGAGTGATGTTGAAAGATGAGCATGTAGTATCGGCCGTCCGGAAAAGGGAGCCTGTTGTACTGGCCTATCCGAAAAGCGCCGCGACGAAATCTCTTATGGCTGTTGCCGCAAGGCTCAGCAGGGTGCCGCTGTCGTGTTCGACGGAAGAAGGGTTTTTCAGAAAAGTTGTTAACTGGTTTTTCTAACTAAATCGCTGTTTTTAAAGGACCGATATATAGAAAGCGGCGTTAAAAGCGTTAAATTCTGTTTAAACGATACATTTTTAATAATCTGATTCGTAGTTTTAGTGGCTTATAGGACTTTGTGGCCATTAGAAATTTTTGGAGGTCATACAATGGCGGCAGCAAAAAAAGCAGCAGCAGCAGTGGAAATGGATATCGATACACTGTGGAAGAAATTCTTCAAGGAAAAATCTGAAGAATTCCGTAACAAGCTGATGGAACATTATCTGCCGCTGGTCAAGTATACGGCGGAACGTATATATGTCAAATTGCCGGACAAGGTGGAAGTCGATGACCTTATCAGCGCCGGTATATTCGGCCTGATGGATGCGATAGACGCTTTTGACCCAAAACGGGGCGTCAAATTTGCCACTTACTGTACGCCGCGTATAAGAGGCGCTATTCTCGATGAACTGCGAAGTATGGACTGGGTTCCGCGTCTTGTCAGGGCAAGGGCGCATCAGCTTGGAAATGCCACAAGAACGCTTGAATCGCATCTCGGCAGGGTTCCTACGGAACAGGAAATCGCCGGCGAACTTGAAATGGATATGGATAATTTTTATCGTCTCCAGCGGGACGCGAGTGCCGTTGGTCTTGTTTCGCTTAGCAACAATCTTGATGTTGACGGCGACAACGATATCTGCGAAATTGATATAATTGAGGATAAAAAAAGCGAAGACCCGATGACTGAAGCGCAGAAACGCGACCTGAAAGGTCTTCTGACAAAAGGGTTAAGCAGGGCCGAACGCCTTATTCTTGTTCTTTATTATTACGAAGAAATGACTATGAAGGAAATCGGCGCAACCCTTGATTTGTCCGAATCGAGAGTTTCCCAGATGCATTCATCCATAATCGCACGGCTCAAGGCCCAGATGGGAACGCGAAAGAAGGAATTTTCACCTAAATAACACATCTAAAAATTAGCTTTATTTTTACGGCAGTTTTAGTATTTTAATATACTGAAACTCTGTCTATATTTTGAGGTATATATGCGTTTTACGAAAATGCACGGACTGGGCAATGATTATGTCTATGTCAATTGTTTTGAAGAACGGGTCAACGACCCGGCCGGACTTGCTCCGGCCGTAAGCGACCGTCATCGCGGCATCGGCGCTGACGGCCTGATTCTTATCTGTCCGTCGGACATCGCGGATGTAAAAATGAGAATTTTCAACGCCGATGGTTCCGAAGCACAGATGTGCGGTAACGGCATACGGTGCGTCGCCAAATATGCTTACGAACATGGACTTGTCAAAAACAGAAAACCGTCTATGAAAATCGAGACCGGCAGAGGCGTACTTGCGCTCGGTCTTGAAATTAACGGAAAAGATAAAGTCGAAAAAGTCTGTGTAAATATGGGCCGGCCGATTATCGACCCTGTCAAAATCCCGGTTTCGCTTGACGGAGATAGTATAATTGAAGCCGCCATAGATGTCCGCAATCAGCGGATGCTGATGACGTGCGTTTCGATGGGAAATCCGCATGCGGTCTTTTTCACGGACGACCTGGCTTCGATCGAACTTGAAAAAGTCGGGCCGGTAATCGAACATCACGAACTGTTTCCGCAGAGAATCAACGCGCATTTTGTCAGGGTTAATTCCACGAGCGAATTTACGATGATGACGTGGGAAAGAGGCAGCGGCGTTACTCTGGCCTGCGGTACAGGCGCCTGTGCCTGCTGTGTGGCGGCCGTGCTTACGGACAGATGCGGCAGAATTGTTACGGCGCATCTGCCGGGCGGAGACCTTCAGATTAACTGGTCGCAGGAGGATAATTGCGTTTATATGACAGGTCCCGCGACGGAAGTTTTCACCGGCGATTGGCTGATAAGCTGAGAGCAATGCGAATTGAAGAAGAAATAAAGCAAAAAGCACTTTCTCTCGGATTCGATATTGTCGGCATAACTTCCGCTGAAAATATTGACTCGAAACAAATCGAAGAATACAAAAACTGGCTAAATGCCGGCTCTAACGGCCGGATGGCCTATTTAGCGAAAAATGTCGAACAGCGTTTCAGCCCTGTTTCAATCCTGCCGGATGCAAAATCCGTAATATGTGTGGGCCTTAATTATAAATTGCCGCAATCTGCCGCCGATGGTTTGCTTCAAATTGCTTCTTATGCACTGTATCCCGACTATCATAAATTCATCAGGGAAAAACTTACTATCCTTGCGAATTTCCTGAAATTAAAAATTAAAAATTTTAAATTTAAAATCTGTGTCGATTCTTTGCCGATTGCAGAAAAAGCCCTTGCTGCGCGGGCGGGGTTGGGCTTCATAGGAAAGAATCGATTACTTATCAATCCCAAACTTGGCTCGTTTTTATTACTCGGTGAACTTATAACCAATCTGCCGTTGGAAACGAATGAACCGAAACTTTCTTCCTGCGGAGACTGCCGAAAATGTATTGACGCCTGCCCGACTGATGCACTGTCAGAAGAACAGTTTGATGCTCGAAGGTGCATAAGCTATCTTACAATTGAGCACAAGGGCAGGATAAGTCCCGAATTGAAAGATAAAATGGATTCGCACCTTTTCGGCTGTGAACAATGCCTGCTTGCGTGTCCCTATAATGAGAAATCGCCTTTATGTGAAAAACAAAAGTATGGTTTTACAGCTCGAGAGATTAAACTTGAGCCGGACATTATTATCGGCTGGTCAAAGACCGATTTTGAAAACTTCGCTGCAGATTCCGCGATGAAACGCACCGGTTTTCGCAGGATGAAACGTAACGTACTTATCTGCAGGAAAAACGCCGAGTAAATTATTTGCCGAGAGCTTCGAGGGCGTCCATAACTTCCACCGCGGCGTGCATATAAGCCGGCCCGACGCCCATAACGACCGCAACCGCCGCAGTTTCGGGAATCTGCTCTTTACTTGAGCCGGTTTCAAGACATTTTTTAACATGTGCCCTGATGCAGGGGGAACATTGAATCCCAACGGCAATGCTGAGAGCAATAAGCTCTTTTTCACGAAGGCTGATAGCTCCGTCAGTCATAACCTTGCTGAAAAGTGTGCCGAAACCTGCTGTCATTGCGGGGGCGTCTTTTTGCATCTTTTTCATGGCTTTGCCGATTTGCGCGTAAAAATCTTTTATGTTTGACGTAAATTTTTAAAGGAACCTCTAATAATTCGGAAAATTGAGATTGCTTTCCCCGCCTGCGCGGGGGCAGGCTTTCCTCGCAATGGCAATTTTTAGAGGTTGCCTTAACCTTTATCCTATTCTTGTCAGCATATTTTTGATGAAGCCGTCGAGTACTTTTTTCGGCACATCCTGCAGCTCCGGTTCAGGTTTTTTGGCTTTTAAAAGCTTTTCGAAAATGGCTTTGGCCTGTGATTTATACGGCACAATTCTTTCCGCCAGATTGTGGGCCTCATCGAGTGAGCCGTCGGCCATTAGCCGGAGATATTTGATTATTTGGGCCGTGAACTCTTTTTCATTCATATTTTTGAATGTTTCAGCATCGGATGGTTCCTCCGTCTCGTGCAGAAGTGATTCGGTGATATTGTATGTTTCCTGCATCATCCGCCGGTATCTCACTTCTTCGGTCTCATCTACCGGCGACAGCGTCAGTTCTTCTTCATTTTCGTCCGGAGGCAAAG
This region includes:
- a CDS encoding MinD/ParA family protein, encoding MGQGSVQQLAVLAADSVRKAQILTVASGKGGVGKTNIAANLAICLAASGKRVAILDADFGLANLDIVLGISSKYNLSHFIKGVKRLDEISQPVCEGVDIYCGLSGVEHLTQMTDFTRERIVTALDSLADNYDIVVVDTAAGIGKTVMAFCMASDHTVLVGTPDPAAITDVYTLLKAMIINKYDGRTSLLVNMAHDVNQGKNIYRQIASAAAQFLNVKLNMAGVMLKDEHVVSAVRKREPVVLAYPKSAATKSLMAVAARLSRVPLSCSTEEGFFRKVVNWFF
- a CDS encoding FliA/WhiG family RNA polymerase sigma factor; this translates as MDIDTLWKKFFKEKSEEFRNKLMEHYLPLVKYTAERIYVKLPDKVEVDDLISAGIFGLMDAIDAFDPKRGVKFATYCTPRIRGAILDELRSMDWVPRLVRARAHQLGNATRTLESHLGRVPTEQEIAGELEMDMDNFYRLQRDASAVGLVSLSNNLDVDGDNDICEIDIIEDKKSEDPMTEAQKRDLKGLLTKGLSRAERLILVLYYYEEMTMKEIGATLDLSESRVSQMHSSIIARLKAQMGTRKKEFSPK
- the dapF gene encoding diaminopimelate epimerase, which produces MRFTKMHGLGNDYVYVNCFEERVNDPAGLAPAVSDRHRGIGADGLILICPSDIADVKMRIFNADGSEAQMCGNGIRCVAKYAYEHGLVKNRKPSMKIETGRGVLALGLEINGKDKVEKVCVNMGRPIIDPVKIPVSLDGDSIIEAAIDVRNQRMLMTCVSMGNPHAVFFTDDLASIELEKVGPVIEHHELFPQRINAHFVRVNSTSEFTMMTWERGSGVTLACGTGACACCVAAVLTDRCGRIVTAHLPGGDLQINWSQEDNCVYMTGPATEVFTGDWLIS
- the queG gene encoding tRNA epoxyqueuosine(34) reductase QueG, which encodes MADKLRAMRIEEEIKQKALSLGFDIVGITSAENIDSKQIEEYKNWLNAGSNGRMAYLAKNVEQRFSPVSILPDAKSVICVGLNYKLPQSAADGLLQIASYALYPDYHKFIREKLTILANFLKLKIKNFKFKICVDSLPIAEKALAARAGLGFIGKNRLLINPKLGSFLLLGELITNLPLETNEPKLSSCGDCRKCIDACPTDALSEEQFDARRCISYLTIEHKGRISPELKDKMDSHLFGCEQCLLACPYNEKSPLCEKQKYGFTAREIKLEPDIIIGWSKTDFENFAADSAMKRTGFRRMKRNVLICRKNAE
- a CDS encoding carboxymuconolactone decarboxylase family protein, producing the protein MKKMQKDAPAMTAGFGTLFSKVMTDGAISLREKELIALSIAVGIQCSPCIRAHVKKCLETGSSKEQIPETAAVAVVMGVGPAYMHAAVEVMDALEALGK